Proteins co-encoded in one Cupriavidus metallidurans CH34 genomic window:
- a CDS encoding sigma-70 family RNA polymerase sigma factor has protein sequence MAADAGPHHDIQALYSCHHRWLLGWLHRKIGCWHRSADLAHDTFMRLLAREEALAIAEPRAFLTTVAQRVLANQWRREKLEQAYLEALASRPAALAPSEEERAILLETLNDIAERLDGLPVVVKRAFLMAQLEGQSQAEIASALRISVTTVKRYLVRAGTKCYFAMSLA, from the coding sequence ATGGCCGCCGACGCTGGCCCACATCACGATATCCAAGCGCTCTACAGCTGCCACCATCGCTGGCTGCTCGGCTGGCTGCATCGGAAGATCGGCTGCTGGCACCGCTCAGCCGATCTCGCACATGACACCTTCATGCGTCTGCTGGCGCGTGAGGAAGCCCTGGCGATCGCCGAACCCCGCGCGTTCCTGACGACCGTCGCCCAACGGGTGCTGGCCAACCAGTGGCGACGCGAGAAGCTCGAGCAGGCGTATCTGGAAGCCCTCGCCAGCCGGCCGGCCGCACTGGCTCCTTCCGAGGAAGAACGCGCGATCCTGCTGGAAACCCTCAACGACATCGCTGAACGGCTCGACGGATTGCCTGTGGTGGTCAAGCGCGCGTTCCTGATGGCGCAGCTCGAAGGCCAGAGCCAGGCCGAAATTGCTTCCGCCTTGCGAATCTCGGTGACGACGGTCAAGCGCTATCTGGTTCGCGCCGGCACAAAGTGCTATTTCGCGATGTCCCTCGCATGA
- a CDS encoding EAL domain-containing response regulator: protein MPAQFEALRVLIVEDHPFQRAVAGHLLHRLGAMNTHAAADGREAEQALREQAFDLVLCDIDMPNCNGPELMARLTRDREHAFFGTPPTWAWTSSLAPDILDSHRAFASEHIFPRVYALAKPLNLITLQAILEEVATSKSVLNIANHNGPTDDELRDLTSHPDALVFMLQPQFHIATGRLAGAEALCRWQHPRLGLIPPTLFIPRLEALDAADVIFLTAIDRCLAALILLAKAGVAVPISVNASAQTLCRPGLVERLESVVAASGVPRARLTLELTEETTVRDPFALGIALNRLRLLGYRIAIDDFGIGIATLKLLADLPFTQMKVDKSFVSQMLAGNQRATICRSIIRLAKDLSMECVAEGVETPAQCAALHALGCDIGQGYLWAPPEPIDVFLNAAPGRYGQE, encoded by the coding sequence ATGCCCGCCCAATTCGAAGCCCTGCGAGTCCTGATCGTCGAAGACCATCCGTTCCAGCGTGCGGTAGCGGGCCACTTGCTCCACCGTCTGGGTGCCATGAATACCCATGCGGCGGCAGACGGGCGCGAGGCGGAACAGGCATTGCGCGAACAGGCGTTCGACCTGGTCCTCTGCGACATTGATATGCCCAACTGCAACGGACCGGAACTGATGGCGCGGCTGACCCGCGATCGCGAGCACGCGTTCTTTGGCACACCGCCGACTTGGGCATGGACCAGCAGTCTGGCACCAGACATCCTCGATTCGCATCGCGCCTTCGCCAGCGAGCACATTTTCCCGCGCGTGTACGCGCTGGCCAAGCCGCTGAATTTGATAACGCTTCAGGCCATCCTGGAAGAGGTCGCAACCAGCAAGAGCGTGCTGAACATTGCGAACCACAACGGGCCAACCGACGACGAGTTGCGTGATCTGACCAGCCACCCGGACGCGCTCGTCTTCATGCTCCAGCCACAGTTTCACATTGCGACCGGTCGCCTTGCTGGTGCGGAAGCGCTTTGCCGCTGGCAGCATCCGAGACTGGGCCTGATACCGCCCACGCTCTTCATCCCCCGGCTCGAAGCGCTGGACGCCGCCGATGTGATCTTCCTCACCGCGATCGACCGGTGCCTTGCGGCTCTGATTCTTCTGGCCAAGGCCGGCGTTGCCGTGCCAATCAGTGTCAATGCGTCGGCGCAGACGCTCTGCCGACCTGGCCTCGTGGAGCGGCTCGAAAGCGTGGTCGCCGCAAGCGGCGTGCCGCGCGCACGGCTGACACTCGAATTGACCGAGGAAACCACCGTCCGGGATCCTTTCGCGCTCGGCATTGCGCTCAACCGCCTGCGGCTGCTCGGCTACCGCATTGCCATCGACGACTTCGGTATCGGCATTGCCACGCTGAAACTGCTGGCGGACCTTCCATTCACGCAGATGAAGGTGGACAAGTCGTTTGTCAGCCAGATGCTGGCCGGAAACCAGCGCGCCACGATTTGCCGCAGCATCATCCGGCTGGCCAAGGATCTCAGCATGGAGTGCGTAGCCGAAGGCGTGGAAACGCCTGCGCAGTGCGCGGCGCTTCACGCACTCGGGTGCGATATCGGCCAGGGATACCTGTGGGCACCGCCCGAGCCCATCGACGTGTTTCTCAACGCCGCGCCCGGCCGTTACGGACAGGAATGA
- a CDS encoding aspartate/glutamate racemase family protein, with product MKTIGLIGGMSWESSAEYYRLINQGMKARLGGHRNARSVMVTVCFEEVKTLQHAERWEDLGNQMQQAARQVEAGGADFVVLCTNTMHKLAPAIEAVLDVPFLHIVDPTADALRRAGIERVGLLGTRFTMEQDFYRARMEQRHGIQVVIPDQDDRTLVHDVIYDELCHGVVRSESRAVYQRIIESLKAGGAQGVILGCTEITLLIKPEDSALPTFDTTELHAMAAVALAAGEVARWPEALLPG from the coding sequence ATGAAAACAATAGGACTGATTGGCGGCATGAGCTGGGAGTCGTCGGCCGAGTACTACCGGCTGATCAACCAGGGGATGAAGGCCCGCCTGGGCGGACACAGGAATGCCCGTAGCGTCATGGTCACTGTCTGCTTCGAAGAGGTCAAAACGTTACAGCACGCGGAGCGATGGGAGGACTTGGGAAACCAGATGCAGCAGGCGGCACGCCAGGTCGAAGCCGGCGGCGCCGATTTTGTCGTGCTTTGCACGAACACAATGCACAAGCTGGCCCCCGCTATTGAAGCGGTGCTCGACGTGCCCTTCCTGCATATCGTCGACCCGACCGCGGACGCGCTGCGCCGTGCCGGTATCGAACGGGTCGGCCTGCTCGGCACGCGATTTACCATGGAGCAGGATTTTTACCGCGCCCGAATGGAACAGCGCCATGGTATCCAGGTTGTGATACCGGATCAGGATGACCGTACGCTTGTGCACGACGTCATCTACGACGAGCTTTGTCACGGCGTCGTGCGGAGTGAATCGCGCGCAGTCTATCAGCGCATCATTGAATCGCTGAAAGCCGGTGGTGCGCAGGGCGTGATTCTCGGCTGCACGGAAATCACGTTGCTGATCAAGCCCGAGGATTCGGCATTGCCGACATTCGATACCACCGAGCTACATGCCATGGCAGCGGTGGCGCTTGCAGCCGGGGAGGTGGCCAGGTGGCCTGAGGCGCTTCTGCCCGGATAG
- a CDS encoding IS30-like element IS1086 family transposase, with protein sequence MTRTKYQQLQPEERMRIEIWKAEDVSLRAMARRLGRAPSTLMRELRRNATARGGYGAMSAQACRTQRLKASRPVAKLAPDGVLWGVVRHFLDQKWSPQEISATLKRAFPDQPDLNVSHETIYNAIYAYPRGELRRQLIACLRQARTKRLPRSRGTDRRGQIPDMVSIHVRPPEVNDRLMPGHWEGDLIKGAGNQSAVGVLVERMSRAVLLVKMPDATAASALAGFTGKLQSLVAPLRQTLTYDQGREMARHAELSAATGVRVYFCDPHSPWQRGTCENTNGLLRQYLPKGTDLSVYSQEELDAIADSLNGRPRKTLNWHSPLQVLAQVLANPTDRLPVQ encoded by the coding sequence ATGACGAGAACGAAGTACCAACAACTACAACCCGAAGAACGCATGCGCATCGAGATTTGGAAGGCAGAAGATGTCAGCCTGCGGGCCATGGCCCGCAGGCTTGGCCGCGCGCCTTCGACACTGATGCGTGAGCTTCGCCGCAATGCCACCGCCCGTGGCGGCTATGGCGCAATGAGCGCACAAGCCTGCCGTACGCAACGCCTCAAGGCCAGCCGTCCGGTCGCTAAGCTCGCTCCTGATGGCGTATTGTGGGGCGTGGTGCGCCACTTCCTCGATCAGAAGTGGTCGCCCCAGGAAATCTCCGCTACGCTCAAGCGGGCCTTTCCTGACCAACCCGACCTCAACGTGTCCCACGAGACCATCTACAACGCCATCTACGCATACCCGCGGGGTGAGCTGCGCCGCCAGCTCATCGCCTGCTTGCGACAGGCCCGAACCAAGCGTCTGCCGCGCTCGCGTGGAACCGACCGGCGCGGCCAGATTCCCGACATGGTCAGCATTCACGTGCGCCCGCCCGAGGTGAACGACAGGCTGATGCCCGGGCACTGGGAGGGCGACCTCATCAAGGGGGCGGGCAACCAATCCGCCGTAGGCGTGCTGGTTGAGCGCATGAGCCGCGCCGTACTGCTGGTCAAGATGCCAGACGCCACCGCTGCATCGGCTCTGGCCGGCTTTACCGGGAAGCTGCAATCCCTGGTGGCGCCGCTGCGCCAGACCCTGACCTACGACCAGGGTCGAGAGATGGCCAGGCACGCCGAACTGAGCGCCGCCACTGGCGTGCGAGTGTACTTCTGCGACCCGCACAGCCCCTGGCAGCGCGGCACCTGTGAGAACACCAATGGTCTGCTGCGCCAGTACTTACCCAAGGGCACCGACCTGTCCGTCTACTCGCAGGAGGAACTTGACGCCATCGCCGACAGCCTCAACGGCCGCCCGCGCAAAACCCTGAACTGGCACTCCCCGCTACAAGTCCTCGCTCAGGTTCTGGCCAATCCCACGGACCGGCTTCCTGTTCAATAA
- a CDS encoding fimbrial protein, whose amino-acid sequence MNTRSCSVAAGSRNVSVNMREVAYPNGFSGRQAGAYGPTIPFRITMNCVSGPRTSIQFDPVTAIAGKPDILGLTPNSSNASGIGVQLLSSVGVPLQLRTPVLLTARAPDGASTYSFGGRYILTGEPVRGGRADATSIFTMVYE is encoded by the coding sequence ATGAATACGCGTTCCTGCTCGGTTGCCGCGGGCTCCCGGAATGTAAGCGTCAATATGCGAGAGGTTGCCTATCCAAACGGGTTCAGTGGGCGTCAGGCAGGTGCTTACGGACCCACGATACCGTTCCGGATTACTATGAATTGCGTTTCTGGCCCGAGAACATCTATCCAGTTCGATCCAGTGACGGCGATAGCCGGAAAGCCCGATATCCTTGGCCTCACACCTAACTCATCGAATGCCTCGGGCATAGGCGTGCAATTGCTGAGTTCGGTTGGAGTACCGCTGCAACTGCGGACGCCGGTGCTGCTGACAGCGCGGGCGCCAGATGGTGCAAGTACCTACAGTTTTGGTGGACGATATATTTTGACTGGCGAGCCTGTAAGAGGCGGGCGAGCGGATGCAACTTCGATCTTCACCATGGTGTACGAGTAG